One window from the genome of Chaetodon trifascialis isolate fChaTrf1 chromosome 20, fChaTrf1.hap1, whole genome shotgun sequence encodes:
- the kcnn2 gene encoding small conductance calcium-activated potassium channel protein 2 isoform X3: METPLQLQNDFFPEQQLQHCKYQHYCGREDRLGKQHDQCCTCNNCTCDARKSLIFRGTSPTTVGTLRTPSETSSRQGCQYSVCEFTPSSHGSSSRHHHPHHQQQQQQHCRDRQRGSLGSSHKDSNSYNEIAMSSCRYNGGVMRPLSNLSSSRRNIHEFDSESQPLQPISAADASDTLVSKPENNSTTLMPYASGDGGGGCSHSGGKSGKKKNQNIGEKLGHRRALFEKRKRLSDYALIFGMFGIVVMVIETELSWGAYGKESLYSLALKCLISLSTIILLGLIIIYHAREIQLFMVDNAADDWRIAMTYERIFFICLEILVCAIHPIPGNYTFTWSARLAFTYVASKTDADVDIILSIPMFLRLYLIARVMLLHSKLFTDASSRSIGALNKINFNTRFVMKTLMTICPGTVLLVFTISLWIIAAWTVRACERYHDSSDITSNFLGAMWLISITFLTIGYGDMVPNTYCGKGVCLLTGIMGAGCTALVVAVVAKKLELTKAEKHVHNFMMDTQLTKRVKNTAANVLRETWLIYKNTKLVRKMDHARVRKHQRKFLQAIHQARKLRSVKMEQRKLNDQANSLVDLAKTQNIMYDMISDLNERGEDMEKRIALLETKLETLLSNLQALPGLISQVISQQHRDFLEVQLQPYDKHSPERSQSVSRRRSSSTAPPTSSESS, from the exons atgGAAACCCCATTGCAGCTGCAGAACGATTTCtttccagagcagcagctccagcactgTAAGTACCAGCACTACTGCGGGCGGGAGGATCGGCTCGGCAAGCAGCACGACCAATGCTGCACCTGCAATAACTGCACCTGTGATGCGAGAAAAAGCCTCATCTTTCGCGGGACGTCGCCGACCACTGTGGGAACTTTAAGGACACCTTCGGAAACGTCTTCGAGGCAAGGTTGCCAGTACAGCGTCTGCGAGTTCACACCCTCTAGTCATGGTAGTTCATCCAggcatcatcatcctcaccatcagcagcagcagcagcagcattgccGCGATCGGCAGCGGGGCAGCCTGGGCAGCAGCCACAAAGACAGTAACTCCTACAATGAAATAGCCATGAGCAGCTGCAGATACAACGGCGGCGTAATGCGGCCGCTGAGCAACTTGAGCTCGTCCCGCAGAAACATACACGAGTTTGATTCCGAGTCCCAGCCCTTGCAGCCTATCTCAGCCGCAGATGCGTCGGACACTTTAGTATCAAAGCCGGAGAATAATTCTACCACCCTGATGCCTTACGCATCGGGAGACGGAGGGGgaggctgcagccacagcggcgGTAAATCgggtaaaaagaaaaaccagAACATTGGGGAAAAGCTCGGACACAGGAGGGCCTTGTTTGAGAAAAGGAAGCGGCTCAGCGACTATGCTTTAATCTTTGGGATGTTTGGGATCGTTGTTATGGTTATAGAGACTGAACTCTCGTGGGGAGCCTATGGAAAG GAGTCCCTGTATTCATTAGCTCTAAAATGCCTGATAAGCCTTTCTACAATCATTCTCCTGGGGCTGATTATCATATACCATGCAAGAGAGATACAG TTATTTATGGTGGACAATGCAGCTGATGACTGGAGGATAGCCATGACATATGAGCGCATCTTCTTCATCTGCCTGGAGATCCTGGTGTGCGCCATTCACCCCATCCCAGGAAACTACACCTTCACCTGGTCAGCACGCCTGGCCTTCACCTACGTGGCATCCAAGACGGATGCAGATGTGGACATCATTCTGTCCATCCCCATGTTCCTGCGGCTGTACCTCATCGCTCGTGTcatgctgctgcacagcaagCTCTTCACGGACGCCTCGTCACGCAGCATCGGTGCACTCAACAAGATTAACTTTAACACACGCTTCGTGATGAAGACCCTCATGACCATCTGTCCTGGCACCGTGCTGCTGGTCTTCACCATCTCGCTGTGGATCATTGCTGCATGGACTGTGAGAGCCTGTGAGAG GTACCATGACAGCTCGGACATAACCAGCAACTTTCTAGGAGCCATGTGGTTGATCTCAATCACGTTTCTTACCATTGGATATGGGGATATGGTCCCAAACACATACTGTGGGAAAGGAGTCTGTCTCCTGACTGGCATTATG GGTGCTGGCTGCACTGCCTTGGTGGTGGCTGTGGTGGCAAAGAAACTGGAATTAACCAAAGCTGAAAAACATGTCCACAATTTTATGATGGACACCCAGCTAACAAAAAGA GTGAAAAACACAGCTGCGAATGTTCTCAGGGAGACGTGGCTCATCTATAAGAACACCAAACTGGTGAGGAAGATGGACCACGCCAGAGTCAGGAAGCACCAGAGGAAATTTCTCCAAGCCATTCACCA AGCTCGAAA ATTGAGAAGTGTTAAAATGGAGCAACGCAAGCTGAATGACCAAGCAAACTCACTAGTGGACCTTGCTAAG ACTCAGAACATCATGTATGACATGATCTCGGACttgaatgagagaggagaggacatgGAGAAGAGGATTGCTCTGCTGGAGACAAAGCTGGAGACTCTACTGAGTAACTTGCAGGCTCTGCCGGGACTCATCAGCCAGGTCATCAGCCAGCAGCACAGGGACTTCCTGGAGGTGCAGCTCCAGCCTTATGACAAACATAGCCCTGAGCGCTCACAGTCAGTGTCCCGACGGAGGTCGTCCTCCACAGCACCGCCCACCTCCTCCGAGAGCAGCTAG
- the kcnn2 gene encoding small conductance calcium-activated potassium channel protein 2 isoform X2 gives METPLQLQNDFFPEQQLQHCKYQHYCGREDRLGKQHDQCCTCNNCTCDARKSLIFRGTSPTTVGTLRTPSETSSRQGCQYSVCEFTPSSHGSSSRHHHPHHQQQQQQHCRDRQRGSLGSSHKDSNSYNEIAMSSCRYNGGVMRPLSNLSSSRRNIHEFDSESQPLQPISAADASDTLVSKPENNSTTLMPYASGDGGGGCSHSGGKSGKKKNQNIGEKLGHRRALFEKRKRLSDYALIFGMFGIVVMVIETELSWGAYGKSLYSLALKCLISLSTIILLGLIIIYHAREIQLFMVDNAADDWRIAMTYERIFFICLEILVCAIHPIPGNYTFTWSARLAFTYVASKTDADVDIILSIPMFLRLYLIARVMLLHSKLFTDASSRSIGALNKINFNTRFVMKTLMTICPGTVLLVFTISLWIIAAWTVRACERYHDSSDITSNFLGAMWLISITFLTIGYGDMVPNTYCGKGVCLLTGIMGAGCTALVVAVVAKKLELTKAEKHVHNFMMDTQLTKRVKNTAANVLRETWLIYKNTKLVRKMDHARVRKHQRKFLQAIHQLRTSCMT, from the exons atgGAAACCCCATTGCAGCTGCAGAACGATTTCtttccagagcagcagctccagcactgTAAGTACCAGCACTACTGCGGGCGGGAGGATCGGCTCGGCAAGCAGCACGACCAATGCTGCACCTGCAATAACTGCACCTGTGATGCGAGAAAAAGCCTCATCTTTCGCGGGACGTCGCCGACCACTGTGGGAACTTTAAGGACACCTTCGGAAACGTCTTCGAGGCAAGGTTGCCAGTACAGCGTCTGCGAGTTCACACCCTCTAGTCATGGTAGTTCATCCAggcatcatcatcctcaccatcagcagcagcagcagcagcattgccGCGATCGGCAGCGGGGCAGCCTGGGCAGCAGCCACAAAGACAGTAACTCCTACAATGAAATAGCCATGAGCAGCTGCAGATACAACGGCGGCGTAATGCGGCCGCTGAGCAACTTGAGCTCGTCCCGCAGAAACATACACGAGTTTGATTCCGAGTCCCAGCCCTTGCAGCCTATCTCAGCCGCAGATGCGTCGGACACTTTAGTATCAAAGCCGGAGAATAATTCTACCACCCTGATGCCTTACGCATCGGGAGACGGAGGGGgaggctgcagccacagcggcgGTAAATCgggtaaaaagaaaaaccagAACATTGGGGAAAAGCTCGGACACAGGAGGGCCTTGTTTGAGAAAAGGAAGCGGCTCAGCGACTATGCTTTAATCTTTGGGATGTTTGGGATCGTTGTTATGGTTATAGAGACTGAACTCTCGTGGGGAGCCTATGGAAAG TCCCTGTATTCATTAGCTCTAAAATGCCTGATAAGCCTTTCTACAATCATTCTCCTGGGGCTGATTATCATATACCATGCAAGAGAGATACAG TTATTTATGGTGGACAATGCAGCTGATGACTGGAGGATAGCCATGACATATGAGCGCATCTTCTTCATCTGCCTGGAGATCCTGGTGTGCGCCATTCACCCCATCCCAGGAAACTACACCTTCACCTGGTCAGCACGCCTGGCCTTCACCTACGTGGCATCCAAGACGGATGCAGATGTGGACATCATTCTGTCCATCCCCATGTTCCTGCGGCTGTACCTCATCGCTCGTGTcatgctgctgcacagcaagCTCTTCACGGACGCCTCGTCACGCAGCATCGGTGCACTCAACAAGATTAACTTTAACACACGCTTCGTGATGAAGACCCTCATGACCATCTGTCCTGGCACCGTGCTGCTGGTCTTCACCATCTCGCTGTGGATCATTGCTGCATGGACTGTGAGAGCCTGTGAGAG GTACCATGACAGCTCGGACATAACCAGCAACTTTCTAGGAGCCATGTGGTTGATCTCAATCACGTTTCTTACCATTGGATATGGGGATATGGTCCCAAACACATACTGTGGGAAAGGAGTCTGTCTCCTGACTGGCATTATG GGTGCTGGCTGCACTGCCTTGGTGGTGGCTGTGGTGGCAAAGAAACTGGAATTAACCAAAGCTGAAAAACATGTCCACAATTTTATGATGGACACCCAGCTAACAAAAAGA GTGAAAAACACAGCTGCGAATGTTCTCAGGGAGACGTGGCTCATCTATAAGAACACCAAACTGGTGAGGAAGATGGACCACGCCAGAGTCAGGAAGCACCAGAGGAAATTTCTCCAAGCCATTCACCA ACTCAGAACATCATGTATGACATGA
- the kcnn2 gene encoding small conductance calcium-activated potassium channel protein 2 isoform X1 has protein sequence METPLQLQNDFFPEQQLQHCKYQHYCGREDRLGKQHDQCCTCNNCTCDARKSLIFRGTSPTTVGTLRTPSETSSRQGCQYSVCEFTPSSHGSSSRHHHPHHQQQQQQHCRDRQRGSLGSSHKDSNSYNEIAMSSCRYNGGVMRPLSNLSSSRRNIHEFDSESQPLQPISAADASDTLVSKPENNSTTLMPYASGDGGGGCSHSGGKSGKKKNQNIGEKLGHRRALFEKRKRLSDYALIFGMFGIVVMVIETELSWGAYGKESLYSLALKCLISLSTIILLGLIIIYHAREIQLFMVDNAADDWRIAMTYERIFFICLEILVCAIHPIPGNYTFTWSARLAFTYVASKTDADVDIILSIPMFLRLYLIARVMLLHSKLFTDASSRSIGALNKINFNTRFVMKTLMTICPGTVLLVFTISLWIIAAWTVRACERYHDSSDITSNFLGAMWLISITFLTIGYGDMVPNTYCGKGVCLLTGIMGAGCTALVVAVVAKKLELTKAEKHVHNFMMDTQLTKRVKNTAANVLRETWLIYKNTKLVRKMDHARVRKHQRKFLQAIHQLRTSCMT, from the exons atgGAAACCCCATTGCAGCTGCAGAACGATTTCtttccagagcagcagctccagcactgTAAGTACCAGCACTACTGCGGGCGGGAGGATCGGCTCGGCAAGCAGCACGACCAATGCTGCACCTGCAATAACTGCACCTGTGATGCGAGAAAAAGCCTCATCTTTCGCGGGACGTCGCCGACCACTGTGGGAACTTTAAGGACACCTTCGGAAACGTCTTCGAGGCAAGGTTGCCAGTACAGCGTCTGCGAGTTCACACCCTCTAGTCATGGTAGTTCATCCAggcatcatcatcctcaccatcagcagcagcagcagcagcattgccGCGATCGGCAGCGGGGCAGCCTGGGCAGCAGCCACAAAGACAGTAACTCCTACAATGAAATAGCCATGAGCAGCTGCAGATACAACGGCGGCGTAATGCGGCCGCTGAGCAACTTGAGCTCGTCCCGCAGAAACATACACGAGTTTGATTCCGAGTCCCAGCCCTTGCAGCCTATCTCAGCCGCAGATGCGTCGGACACTTTAGTATCAAAGCCGGAGAATAATTCTACCACCCTGATGCCTTACGCATCGGGAGACGGAGGGGgaggctgcagccacagcggcgGTAAATCgggtaaaaagaaaaaccagAACATTGGGGAAAAGCTCGGACACAGGAGGGCCTTGTTTGAGAAAAGGAAGCGGCTCAGCGACTATGCTTTAATCTTTGGGATGTTTGGGATCGTTGTTATGGTTATAGAGACTGAACTCTCGTGGGGAGCCTATGGAAAG GAGTCCCTGTATTCATTAGCTCTAAAATGCCTGATAAGCCTTTCTACAATCATTCTCCTGGGGCTGATTATCATATACCATGCAAGAGAGATACAG TTATTTATGGTGGACAATGCAGCTGATGACTGGAGGATAGCCATGACATATGAGCGCATCTTCTTCATCTGCCTGGAGATCCTGGTGTGCGCCATTCACCCCATCCCAGGAAACTACACCTTCACCTGGTCAGCACGCCTGGCCTTCACCTACGTGGCATCCAAGACGGATGCAGATGTGGACATCATTCTGTCCATCCCCATGTTCCTGCGGCTGTACCTCATCGCTCGTGTcatgctgctgcacagcaagCTCTTCACGGACGCCTCGTCACGCAGCATCGGTGCACTCAACAAGATTAACTTTAACACACGCTTCGTGATGAAGACCCTCATGACCATCTGTCCTGGCACCGTGCTGCTGGTCTTCACCATCTCGCTGTGGATCATTGCTGCATGGACTGTGAGAGCCTGTGAGAG GTACCATGACAGCTCGGACATAACCAGCAACTTTCTAGGAGCCATGTGGTTGATCTCAATCACGTTTCTTACCATTGGATATGGGGATATGGTCCCAAACACATACTGTGGGAAAGGAGTCTGTCTCCTGACTGGCATTATG GGTGCTGGCTGCACTGCCTTGGTGGTGGCTGTGGTGGCAAAGAAACTGGAATTAACCAAAGCTGAAAAACATGTCCACAATTTTATGATGGACACCCAGCTAACAAAAAGA GTGAAAAACACAGCTGCGAATGTTCTCAGGGAGACGTGGCTCATCTATAAGAACACCAAACTGGTGAGGAAGATGGACCACGCCAGAGTCAGGAAGCACCAGAGGAAATTTCTCCAAGCCATTCACCA ACTCAGAACATCATGTATGACATGA